One segment of Panulirus ornatus isolate Po-2019 chromosome 35, ASM3632096v1, whole genome shotgun sequence DNA contains the following:
- the LOC139760081 gene encoding uncharacterized protein has protein sequence MKAAPAPAGDPRPSLTPDPSTQLGVGGGAPPPCNTTSTDTTSSSDSGRESGGRWAAAVLLLTHIVEIAAMVAATLDHGLSTHLPARDTHDPPEATHAPLEVTHAPPEVTHMPPEAALDRRQGVWDQAAMPLQVAVGGAPLVVITAISLAWAVRAQDFSGRATARMLCWLLHVLQASILWRFLKVHLAFDSSDVAELGTLRFVQVHVHTLPFLILHVAMMVGDGGEPGAVSVLVAAVMVVSAVVTIIVATTASHSSRPSSLTPPTITQVAHNPIHGPGADPSHDVAARVVVAVTTSCVMWSRAVAVATLFCLHLTWACALVVLHWLAALVWLSLQPELEPVTLGPVRRALRRAFLAYLLLWDWHVFRDDATALTVCARPRLPAAYYTIAAIQNVAVTATWYTTGRDVLPVVRTAALSSVLAAQAVALLLLALSYLYCSSLLPSWPRDKASAIARTASLVIPTAKSAPTITFDTQEHNNSYVDFKDVEEGEVPEVQNKRDEDSNREVVTPLKNMPPMAHSTPRTPLPLPPRLMAAHLPPTMFSFSHDILPPRLAKSERSSTDNGSFNSRNTNTLPTQLPPEYDLLHRAHGSFSDSFSSLSCGTIHRASTTARVMAAHAQDVRAQQRTPPPSIKLTFASHSSCRNGFCHCKLFDGIESPCDVEGKDEERKEPQERHPRAVEDKGYINKGCGGRDLVDNIDDQTGQVMGGMGVLRGTPTAVQATCESAPQVAVVRGIQRFRVVCAACLQAHDPLLTRCHSHTTPPEPIFARCHSQTSPQETLLSPVCHGVPLVRCPTLSRSCVGLGGGSSTDYPSDTEVTANADTLSSASADSHSTYSTWPVGRGPGMARLLQLHPGSHDYVTAWLRHQQARGPRMPPAPPPQVGHESSHSVSPDPPPRRQRRPRRHLPRPRRHKDPPPPHLLQDLETVV, from the coding sequence ATGAAGGCCGCCCCCGCCCCGGCCGGGGACCCGCGCCCCTCACTCACGCCGGACCCGTCCACGCAGCTCGGGGTTGGTGGTGGCGCGCCGCCCCcctgcaacaccaccagcacagacACTACCTCCAGCAGCGACAGTGGCCGTGAGagtggtgggcggtgggcggcGGCGGTACTACTCTTGACGCATATTGTGGAGATCGCTGCCATGGTGGCTGCCACCTTAGACCAcggcctctccacccacctcccggCCAGAGACACCCACGATCCGCCCGAGGCCACCCATGCACCGCTGGAGGTTACCCACGCGCCGCCCGAGGTCACCCATATGCCTCCTGAGGCCGCCTTGGACAGGAGGCAGGGCGTGTGGGATCAGGCGGCCATGCCCCTGCAGGTAGCGGTGGGAGGAGCGCCCCTGGTGGTCATCACAGCCATCTCCCTGGCGTGGGCGGTGCGGGCGCAAGACTTTTCAGGCAGAGCCACGGCCCGCATGTTGTGCTGGCTCCTGCACGTCCTTCAGGCCTCCATCCTCTGGCGCTTTCTCAAGGTCCACCTCGCCTTCGACTCGAGCGACGTGGCCGAGTTAGGGACGCTGCGCTTCGTGCAGGTGCACGTGCACACGTTGCCCTTCCTGATCTTGCACGTAGCCATGATGGTAGGGGACGGCGGGGAGCCTGGCGCTGTGAGCGTCCTGGTAGCAGCGGTCATGGTGGTGTCGGCAGTGGTGACCATCATCGtggccaccacagccagccacagcagccgcccgtcctccctcaccccgcccaCCATCACGCAGGTCGCACACAACCCCATCCACGGGCCGGGCGCCGACCCTAGCCACGACGTGGCAGCCCGGGTGGTGGTCGCCGTCACCACTTCCTGCGTCATGTGGAGCAGAGCGGTGGCTGTGGCCACACTCTTTTGCCTCCACCTGACCTGGGCCTGTGCCCTGGTCGTCCTCCACTGGCTGGCGGCGCTCGTCTGGCTCAGTCTGCAGCCGGAGCTAGAGCCCGTCACGCTGGGTCCCGTGCGTAGGGCTCTCCGCCGAGCGTTCCTCGCCTACCTTCTGCTGTGGGATTGGCACGTCTTCCGTGACGACGCCACGGCCCTGACGGTGTGCGCGCGGCCTCGCCTCCCAGCAGCCTACTATACCATCGCTGCCATCCAGAACGTGGCCGTCACCGCCACTTGGTACACCACGGGCAGGGACGTCCTCCCTGTAGTCCGTACCGCAGCCCTCTCGTCCGTGCTGGCCGCCCAGGCCGTGGCGCTGCTACTCTTGGCACTCTCCTACCTCTACTGCTCCTCGCTCCTGCCCTCCTGGCCTCGTGACAAGGCCTCCGCCATCGCCAGGACGGCCTCGCTAGTCATCCCAACAGCCAAGTCTGCGCCCACAATTACCTTCGACACCCAGGAACACAACAACTCCTACGTCGACTTTAAGGACGTCGAAGAAGGCGAGGTGCCAGAAGTTCAGAATAAAAGAGACGAGGATTCGAACCGGGAAGTCGTAACGCCTTTGAAGAATATGCCACCGATGGCCCACTCTACGCCTCGCACGCCCCTGCCGCTGCCCCCACGCCTCAtggcagcccacctcccacccaccatgttCAGCTTCTCACACGACATCTTGCCCCCACGGCTGGCCAAGTCTGAGCGATCGTCCACGGACAACGGGTCTTTTAACTCACGAAACACCAACACGCTCCCGACGCAGCTGCCACCGGAGTACGACCTGCTGCACAGAGCTCACGGGTCATTCTCGGACAGCTTCAGTTCGCTCTCCTGCGGCACCATCCACCGCGCTTCAACCACCGCCCGAGTCATGGCTGCTCATGCCCAGGATGTGAGGGCCCAGCAACGgacaccgccgccctccatcaaGCTCACCTTCGCCTCTCATTCCTCCTGCAGGAATGGCTTCTGCCACTGTAAGTTATTCGATGGCATCGAGAGCCCCTGCGACGTGGAGGGAAAAGACGAGGAGAGAAAAGAGCCGCAGGAAAGACACCCCAGAGCAGTCGAGGACAAAGGTTATATAAACAAAGGATGTGGCGGTCGAGATTTGGTCGACAACATCGACGACCAGACGGGCCAGGTGATGGGCGGGATGGGTGTGTTGCGCGGTACGCCCACAGCCGTGCAGGCCACGTGCGAGTCCGCACCGCAGGTGGCGGTGGTGCGGGGCATTCAGAGGTTTCGTGTGGTGTGCGCCGCCTGCCTGCAGGCCCACGACCCTCTCCTCACCCGCTGTCACAGCCACACCACTCCCCCTGAGCCGATATTCGCACGGTGCCACTCTCAGACCTCGCCGCAAGAGACGCTCCTCTCCCCTGTGTGCCACGGTGTGCCACTTGTGCGGTGTCCCACCCTCAGCCGCTCATGTGTGGGCCTGGGCGGCGGCTCCAGCACTGACTACCCGTCCGACACTGAGGTGACGGCCAACGCCGACACCCTGAGCTCCGCGTCAGCAGACTCCCACTCGACCTACAGCACGTGGCCCGTGGGTCGCGGCCCCGGGATGGCACGCCTTCTACAGCTGCATCCTGGCTCTCACGATTACGTGACGGCGTGGCTGCGGCACCAGCAGGCCCGGGGACCCCGCATGCCCCCTGCACCGCCCCCTCAAGTAGGTCACGAGTCCTCCCACTCCGTCAGTCCTGACCCGCCTCCCCGCCGTCAGCGTCGCCCCAGGCGCCACCTGCCTCGCCCCCGGCGTCATAAGGACCCCCCGCCGCCACACCTGCTACAAGATCTGGAGACCGTGGTGTGA